One stretch of Aeromicrobium fastidiosum DNA includes these proteins:
- the cydC gene encoding thiol reductant ABC exporter subunit CydC, with protein MTRLAWGRVFGVLSQLAAIALLLVSAWLIVRAAEQPPVLYLMVAIVSVRFFGLSRAGLRYVERLLTHDAALARVTEARVAAYRDLDRVAPAGVTGRRRGDLVSRVVSDIDAVQDRMLRLRSPWVVALVSIAATTVLVAVIDPASGLVVGGAAGAAMALVRVIVPWAVRRSGDDSSGWRGDLAADVSHGVIAAPDLVAYGATELLRESAHRSIDRLASAQRSTARLAGIGEAVVLVATGIAVAVVAGMSAGLAPVLVGVVVLAPIALIEPLTAVADAEGLRPSIEDAERRLAELADAREAVADPVVARSAPTAFALDVDALAVGWTDIVASGIDLVLAEGEVVAVAGPSGSGKSTLALTLSRLVEPRAGAVRLGGVEVRELAAADVRSTIGYLAQDEIVFDTTIRENLRIAAPSASDADLLEALGRAGLADFVESLPDGLDTAVGERGSRLSGGERQRLCLARLVLGGHRVLVLDEPTEHLDEEAAEALLDDVLALSPERSIIVVTHSPRVLDRVGRTLELGCPGRPVGRRTRGQAAGV; from the coding sequence ATGACGCGCCTCGCATGGGGGCGCGTGTTCGGCGTCCTGTCGCAGCTCGCCGCGATCGCGCTGCTGCTCGTCTCGGCCTGGCTGATCGTCCGGGCTGCCGAGCAGCCGCCCGTGCTCTACCTGATGGTCGCGATCGTCTCGGTGCGGTTCTTCGGCCTGAGCCGCGCAGGGCTGCGCTACGTCGAGCGGCTGCTGACCCATGACGCCGCCCTGGCGCGGGTGACCGAGGCGCGTGTCGCGGCGTACCGGGACCTCGACCGGGTCGCGCCGGCCGGGGTGACGGGACGTCGTCGCGGCGATCTCGTCAGCCGGGTCGTGTCCGACATCGACGCCGTGCAGGACCGGATGCTGCGGCTGCGCTCACCGTGGGTCGTGGCTCTGGTGTCGATCGCGGCGACGACGGTGCTCGTCGCCGTGATCGATCCGGCCTCGGGCCTGGTGGTCGGCGGAGCAGCCGGCGCGGCCATGGCGCTGGTGAGGGTCATCGTGCCGTGGGCGGTCCGGCGGTCGGGTGACGACTCGTCCGGCTGGCGGGGCGATCTGGCCGCCGACGTCAGCCATGGCGTGATCGCTGCCCCCGACCTCGTTGCGTATGGTGCCACCGAGCTGCTGCGCGAGTCGGCGCACCGCAGCATCGACCGACTGGCCTCGGCACAGCGCAGCACAGCGCGCCTCGCGGGCATCGGAGAAGCCGTGGTGCTGGTCGCGACCGGCATCGCAGTAGCCGTCGTCGCGGGGATGTCGGCCGGGCTCGCTCCCGTGCTGGTCGGGGTCGTAGTGCTGGCACCCATCGCGCTGATCGAGCCGTTGACGGCTGTCGCCGACGCGGAGGGCCTGCGACCGTCCATCGAGGATGCCGAACGCCGCCTGGCTGAGCTGGCCGACGCACGTGAGGCCGTCGCCGATCCTGTCGTCGCCCGCTCGGCGCCGACGGCGTTCGCCCTCGACGTCGATGCCCTCGCGGTCGGCTGGACCGACATCGTCGCGTCCGGGATCGACCTGGTGCTGGCCGAGGGGGAGGTCGTGGCGGTCGCCGGGCCGAGCGGCTCGGGCAAGAGCACGCTCGCCCTGACGTTGTCGCGCCTGGTCGAGCCGCGCGCGGGAGCCGTCCGGCTGGGAGGCGTCGAGGTCCGCGAGCTGGCCGCTGCCGACGTCCGCTCGACGATCGGCTACCTGGCGCAGGACGAGATCGTGTTCGACACGACGATCCGCGAGAACCTGCGCATCGCCGCACCGTCGGCGTCCGATGCGGACCTGCTGGAAGCACTGGGACGAGCCGGGCTCGCCGACTTCGTGGAGTCGTTGCCGGACGGCCTCGACACGGCAGTGGGGGAGCGCGGCAGTCGTCTGTCGGGCGGTGAACGCCAGCGGCTCTGCCTCGCACGGCTGGTCCTCGGCGGTCACCGGGTGCTCGTGCTGGACGAGCCGACCGAGCACCTCGACGAGGAGGCGGCGGAGGCGCTGCTCGACGACGTCCTCGCCCTCAGCCCGGAGCGCAGCATCATCGTCGTGACGCACTCCCCGCGCGTCCTCGACCGGGTGGGACGGACCCTCGAGCTCGGCTGTCCGGGCAGGCCTGTGGGCCGCCGGACTCGTGGTCAGGCGGCTGGGGTGTAG
- a CDS encoding BlaI/MecI/CopY family transcriptional regulator — protein MPRLGELERSVMNVLWDASAPLSVREVLDALGGHGHDLAYTTVMTVLDRLGTKQMVRRDRDGRAFKYAPALTRDAATSELLHAALDEAGSDRTAALVHFAQTVDPDEAKALRAALDEIVARTSQ, from the coding sequence ATGCCTCGCCTCGGAGAGCTCGAACGCTCCGTCATGAACGTCCTGTGGGACGCCTCCGCCCCGCTGTCCGTGCGGGAGGTGCTCGACGCTCTCGGTGGGCACGGTCACGATCTCGCCTACACGACGGTCATGACCGTCCTCGATCGCCTCGGCACCAAGCAGATGGTGCGCCGGGACCGCGACGGACGCGCCTTCAAGTACGCGCCGGCCCTCACCCGTGACGCCGCGACGTCCGAGCTGCTGCACGCCGCGCTCGACGAGGCAGGCTCCGACCGCACCGCGGCCCTCGTGCACTTCGCGCAGACCGTCGACCCCGACGAGGCCAAGGCGCTGCGCGCCGCTCTCGACGAGATCGTGGCACGGACGTCCCAGTGA
- a CDS encoding cytochrome ubiquinol oxidase subunit I has translation MDVLELARWQFGITTVYHFFFVPLTIGLSVLVAAMQTVWWRTGDERWLRMTKFFGKLFLINFAMGIATGIVQEFQFGMNWSDYSRFVGDIFGAPLAIEGLLAFFLESTFLGLWIFGWDRLKPGLHLACIWIAALGTVFSAYFILAANSFMQNPVGYTLNPEKGRAELTDFGAVLTNKVLMVTFPHQIFGCFMVAGAFVAGVALWHMMRRPDRDADAFRPAFRMGAVVLLVAGFGTMISGDFQGKVMTEVQPMKMAAAEGLYEDAKPAPFSILTVGTLDGSKEVYKLEVPKLLSFLGTGSFDGQVRGIDSLQREYEQKYGPGDYSPNIPVTYWTFRLMITTGGLAMLAGTIMLWATRKGRTPTSKWLLRSAIVLPLLPMAANSFGWIFTEMGRQPWVVFGLMPTASGVSPSTSVAEVATSLAMFTVLYGVLAVIEVKLLLRYVKAGLPELEPPSDPDDADAPLAFAY, from the coding sequence ATGGACGTCCTGGAGCTGGCCCGCTGGCAGTTCGGCATCACGACGGTCTACCACTTCTTCTTCGTCCCCCTCACGATCGGCCTGTCGGTGCTGGTCGCCGCGATGCAGACCGTCTGGTGGCGCACCGGCGACGAGCGCTGGCTGCGGATGACCAAGTTCTTCGGCAAGCTGTTCTTGATCAACTTCGCGATGGGCATCGCCACGGGGATCGTGCAGGAGTTCCAGTTCGGCATGAACTGGAGCGACTACTCGCGCTTCGTCGGCGACATCTTCGGTGCCCCGCTGGCGATCGAGGGGCTGCTGGCGTTCTTCCTCGAGTCGACGTTCCTCGGCCTGTGGATCTTCGGCTGGGACCGGCTCAAGCCCGGCCTGCACCTGGCCTGCATCTGGATCGCGGCCCTCGGCACGGTGTTCTCGGCCTACTTCATCCTGGCCGCCAACTCGTTCATGCAGAACCCCGTCGGCTACACGCTCAACCCCGAGAAGGGACGCGCCGAGCTGACCGACTTCGGTGCCGTGCTGACCAACAAGGTGCTGATGGTGACCTTTCCGCACCAGATCTTCGGCTGCTTCATGGTCGCCGGGGCGTTCGTCGCGGGCGTCGCGCTGTGGCACATGATGCGTCGACCCGACCGCGATGCGGACGCGTTCCGTCCCGCGTTCCGGATGGGTGCCGTCGTGCTGCTCGTCGCCGGCTTCGGCACCATGATCTCCGGCGACTTCCAGGGCAAGGTCATGACCGAGGTGCAGCCCATGAAGATGGCCGCCGCCGAGGGACTCTACGAGGACGCCAAGCCCGCACCCTTCTCGATCCTGACCGTCGGGACGCTCGACGGCTCCAAGGAGGTCTACAAGCTCGAGGTGCCCAAGCTCCTGTCGTTCCTCGGCACGGGCAGCTTCGACGGGCAGGTGCGGGGCATCGACTCCCTGCAGCGCGAGTACGAGCAGAAGTACGGCCCCGGCGACTACTCGCCCAACATCCCCGTCACCTACTGGACGTTCCGCCTCATGATCACGACCGGCGGCCTCGCGATGCTGGCCGGCACGATCATGCTCTGGGCGACCCGCAAGGGCCGCACCCCCACGTCGAAGTGGCTCCTCCGGTCGGCGATCGTCCTGCCGCTCCTGCCGATGGCGGCGAACTCGTTCGGCTGGATCTTCACCGAGATGGGTCGCCAGCCGTGGGTCGTGTTCGGCCTCATGCCGACGGCGTCAGGGGTCTCGCCGAGCACGTCGGTCGCCGAGGTGGCGACCTCTCTGGCGATGTTCACGGTGCTCTACGGCGTCCTCGCGGTCATCGAGGTCAAGCTGCTGCTGCGCTACGTCAAGGCCGGGCTCCCCGAGCTCGAGCCACCGTCCGACCCCGACGACGCCGACGCGCCGCTCGCGTTCGCGTACTGA
- a CDS encoding HNH endonuclease: protein MNSAPAIEAMREAAHALESGDVRARLHAAQAARDALDATISTLLADLDASKDYEIDGTSTLNAWVRTQLHVDAGVASMLVRNTAVLRDLPLFADAATAGRVNAHHLRALAFGLKHLGLDIMLDLQEPLLVVAETTEPSALFQILRELKDIKHPEDLDDAHLRGMDKQDFQVNAVPDGWHVTGFLNAITGAKLKKVLDAISAPTDKDDTRTGSERRVQGIDDLLTDILGNGLPSDKGVKPHVSVFVDAETVAAAADHVHQTNENPLRTPSPMPDVKPAHLAGFGPIGPHLLMYFMCISEATAFLMSEGGHGQQAQVLNVGTAKYQPNLKQRRAVIARQQGVCAAPGCHHTHLEIHHSVWWSQGGPTDLDLLVGLCTRCHHLLHRGNLHITGNAVTGFEFTTRHGRPIRRRRRTTYTPAA, encoded by the coding sequence ATGAACTCAGCACCGGCGATCGAGGCGATGCGCGAAGCCGCGCACGCCCTGGAGTCCGGTGACGTCCGCGCCCGATTGCACGCAGCCCAGGCTGCCCGCGACGCCTTGGACGCGACGATCTCGACGCTGCTGGCCGACCTCGACGCGTCCAAGGACTACGAGATCGACGGCACCTCCACGTTGAACGCGTGGGTCCGCACCCAGCTGCACGTCGACGCCGGTGTCGCATCGATGCTGGTCCGCAACACCGCCGTGCTGCGCGACCTGCCCCTGTTCGCCGACGCCGCCACCGCCGGACGGGTCAACGCCCACCACCTGCGCGCATTGGCGTTCGGGCTCAAACACCTCGGCCTCGACATCATGCTCGACCTCCAAGAACCACTGCTGGTCGTCGCCGAGACCACCGAACCCAGTGCGTTGTTCCAGATCCTGCGCGAGCTCAAAGACATCAAGCACCCCGAAGACCTCGACGACGCCCACCTACGCGGCATGGACAAACAAGACTTCCAGGTCAACGCCGTCCCCGACGGCTGGCACGTCACCGGGTTCCTCAACGCCATCACCGGCGCCAAGCTCAAAAAAGTCCTCGACGCCATCTCCGCACCCACCGACAAGGACGACACCCGCACCGGCTCCGAACGCCGCGTCCAAGGCATCGACGACCTGCTCACCGACATCCTCGGAAACGGCCTGCCGTCGGACAAGGGCGTCAAACCCCACGTGTCAGTGTTCGTCGACGCCGAGACCGTCGCCGCAGCCGCCGACCACGTCCACCAGACCAACGAAAACCCGTTGCGGACCCCGTCACCGATGCCCGACGTGAAACCCGCCCATCTGGCCGGGTTCGGGCCGATCGGGCCACACCTGCTCATGTACTTCATGTGCATCAGCGAGGCCACCGCATTCCTCATGAGCGAAGGCGGCCACGGCCAACAAGCCCAAGTGCTGAACGTCGGCACCGCGAAGTACCAGCCCAACCTCAAGCAACGCCGTGCCGTGATCGCCAGACAACAAGGGGTCTGCGCCGCACCCGGCTGCCATCACACCCACTTGGAGATCCATCACTCCGTCTGGTGGTCACAGGGTGGGCCCACCGACCTCGACCTCCTCGTCGGCCTCTGCACCCGCTGCCACCACCTCCTCCACCGCGGCAACCTGCACATCACCGGCAACGCCGTCACCGGCTTCGAATTCACCACCCGCCACGGCCGCCCCATCCGACGCCGACGACGAACCACCTACACCCCAGCCGCCTGA
- a CDS encoding M56 family metallopeptidase yields MTPVLLGLIGLALALPVPAALARTSWPLLVPRAGIVLWQSFALAAVLAISGAALATALWLVTHDELTWWRVTLHLAILGTGVLVWTRFWWAAWSVYRETQARRRRQRHLVDLLGEADGMAPALRILQEETPLAYCVPGISSSRIVVSQGTISTLSAGEYAAVLEHERAHVRRRHDLVLEAFTVLHRAFPRVLRTDAPLVQSQIMVELLADDAARRSHGDASVAGALVALAGAPTPAGALGSGGAAAVRMARLQRPDPRNPLASVAAYAISVVVLVAPTVLLAIPWMLHAWQTLDL; encoded by the coding sequence GTGACCCCGGTCCTGCTCGGCCTGATCGGGCTGGCGCTGGCCCTCCCCGTCCCGGCGGCGCTCGCCCGCACGTCGTGGCCGCTGCTCGTGCCCCGCGCCGGGATCGTGCTGTGGCAGTCGTTCGCCCTCGCCGCGGTGCTCGCGATCTCGGGTGCCGCACTGGCCACGGCCCTGTGGCTCGTGACCCACGATGAGCTGACCTGGTGGCGCGTCACGCTGCACCTGGCGATCCTGGGCACAGGAGTGCTGGTCTGGACACGGTTCTGGTGGGCAGCGTGGAGCGTCTACCGCGAGACGCAGGCGCGACGACGCCGGCAGCGCCACCTCGTCGACCTGCTCGGCGAGGCAGACGGCATGGCACCGGCCCTGCGCATCCTGCAGGAGGAGACGCCGCTCGCCTACTGCGTCCCCGGCATCTCCTCCTCGCGCATCGTCGTGTCGCAGGGGACGATCTCGACGCTGTCGGCCGGCGAGTACGCCGCGGTGCTCGAGCACGAGCGGGCACACGTGCGACGACGCCACGACCTGGTGCTGGAGGCGTTCACGGTGCTGCACCGGGCGTTCCCGCGTGTGCTGCGCACCGACGCACCGTTGGTGCAGAGCCAGATCATGGTCGAGCTGCTCGCCGACGACGCCGCCCGCCGGTCGCACGGCGACGCCTCCGTGGCCGGGGCCCTGGTCGCGCTCGCCGGGGCACCCACCCCGGCCGGCGCCCTCGGCAGCGGCGGAGCCGCGGCGGTGCGCATGGCGCGACTGCAGCGCCCCGACCCGCGCAACCCGCTGGCGTCCGTCGCGGCCTACGCGATATCGGTCGTGGTGCTGGTCGCTCCCACGGTGCTGCTGGCGATCCCGTGGATGCTCCACGCCTGGCAGACGCTCGACCTCTGA
- the cydB gene encoding cytochrome d ubiquinol oxidase subunit II — translation MDLTTFWFILIAVLWIGYLVLEGFDFGVGMLMALLARDDKERRVLLNTIGPVWDGNEVWLIVAGGATFAAFPEWYATMFSGFYIPLLLILLALIVRIIGIEFRSKRPEPAWKLRCDIAIVFGSVVPALVWGVALANIVRGVPIDADKEYVGGLLGLFNPYGLLGGLVTLTVFLVHGAFFVGLKTTGPIRERAIAMGLRVGVLAAFLTTLFVGWTAMRDDTLQVWVVGAGVLIAFVLGLAAANAGRDGWAFVGTAVAIGLLVVMLFAALFPDVMVSSLDPAWSLTTDNASSTPYTLKIMSWVAVAFTPIVVGYQSWSYWVFRRRIGVQHIPG, via the coding sequence ATGGATCTCACGACCTTCTGGTTCATCCTCATCGCGGTGCTGTGGATCGGGTACCTCGTGCTCGAGGGATTCGACTTCGGTGTCGGCATGCTCATGGCGTTGCTCGCGCGCGACGACAAGGAGCGCCGCGTGCTGCTCAACACGATCGGGCCCGTCTGGGACGGCAACGAGGTGTGGCTCATCGTGGCCGGCGGAGCGACCTTCGCGGCCTTCCCCGAGTGGTACGCGACGATGTTCAGCGGCTTCTACATCCCGTTGCTGCTGATCCTGCTGGCGCTGATCGTGCGCATCATCGGCATCGAGTTCCGCAGCAAGCGGCCGGAGCCGGCCTGGAAGCTACGCTGCGACATCGCGATCGTCTTCGGCTCCGTCGTCCCCGCCCTCGTGTGGGGGGTCGCGCTCGCCAACATCGTGCGCGGCGTACCGATCGACGCCGACAAGGAGTACGTCGGCGGTCTGCTCGGACTGTTCAACCCCTACGGCCTGCTCGGCGGGCTCGTGACCCTCACGGTGTTCCTCGTGCACGGCGCGTTCTTCGTCGGCCTCAAGACGACCGGGCCGATCCGGGAGCGCGCGATCGCGATGGGCCTGCGGGTCGGTGTCCTTGCGGCCTTCCTGACGACGCTCTTCGTCGGGTGGACCGCGATGCGCGACGACACCCTGCAGGTCTGGGTGGTCGGCGCGGGCGTGCTGATCGCCTTCGTCCTCGGCCTCGCGGCGGCGAACGCCGGCCGGGACGGATGGGCGTTCGTCGGCACCGCCGTCGCGATCGGCCTGCTGGTCGTGATGCTGTTCGCGGCGCTCTTCCCGGACGTCATGGTCTCGTCGCTCGACCCGGCGTGGTCGCTGACGACCGACAACGCCTCATCGACGCCGTACACGCTGAAGATCATGTCGTGGGTGGCGGTGGCCTTCACGCCGATCGTCGTCGGCTACCAGAGCTGGTCGTACTGGGTGTTCCGCCGGCGCATCGGCGTGCAGCACATCCCGGGGTGA
- the cydD gene encoding thiol reductant ABC exporter subunit CydD yields the protein MPPLDPRLVRRSRGVRRLLGVSVVLGVGTAATVIAVAHVVSVVVARRFDGQPIAALPLVILVGLVVRAAVAWTHTTVAARAAAAVKADLRHEVVDDLLDPRRLGPRPSSAGVVTLLGPGLDAFDGYVGRFLPQIVLSALVPPAMLVAIGVTDVLSAVIIGVTLPMTVVFLVLVGLVTKDRVDRRWQALERVGRHFADVLDGLTVLKVFGRRQEDGLRQVGDRHRRESGRALRLAFLSSFVLDLFSTLAVALVAVSVGLRVVEGHLALGPGLFVLLLAPEAFAPIKRLGSLFHDSTEGAEATAGLLALLEHDRHNGTLAAPDLRRAEIVIDGVVVRHDGRAAPSLELSHHRVRPGEFVAVTGASGSGKSTLLALLMAFERPTAGYVLVDDVDLASIDPVAWREQIAWVPQVPGLVEGTIEDNVRLGDHAASGDDVRAALRDAGAGDLALTRPISESGTDVSAGERRRIAIARAILRVRSGAARLLLLDEPTAGLDAVREAAVLSTLRGLPVTVIVVAHRPETIGAADRELRLGRRLVDA from the coding sequence ATGCCTCCTCTCGACCCCCGACTCGTCCGTCGCTCCCGTGGCGTCCGTCGTCTGCTGGGCGTCAGCGTCGTGCTCGGCGTGGGCACCGCCGCGACCGTCATCGCCGTGGCTCACGTCGTGTCGGTCGTCGTGGCCCGCCGGTTCGACGGGCAGCCGATCGCGGCACTGCCGCTCGTGATCCTGGTCGGTCTCGTCGTGCGTGCGGCGGTCGCGTGGACGCACACCACGGTCGCCGCCCGGGCCGCCGCAGCGGTGAAGGCCGACCTGAGGCACGAGGTCGTCGACGACCTGCTCGACCCCCGCCGGCTCGGCCCGCGTCCGAGCAGCGCAGGGGTCGTGACCCTGCTCGGCCCCGGCCTCGACGCCTTCGACGGATACGTCGGCAGGTTCCTGCCGCAGATCGTGCTCTCGGCGCTCGTGCCGCCCGCGATGCTCGTCGCGATCGGTGTCACGGACGTGCTGTCGGCCGTCATCATCGGGGTCACGCTGCCCATGACGGTCGTCTTCCTGGTGCTGGTCGGACTCGTGACCAAGGACCGCGTCGACCGCCGATGGCAGGCGCTCGAACGGGTCGGGCGGCACTTCGCCGACGTGCTCGACGGGCTGACCGTGCTGAAGGTCTTCGGCCGGCGGCAGGAGGACGGGCTGAGGCAGGTGGGCGACCGGCACCGGCGGGAGTCCGGCCGTGCCCTGCGCCTGGCCTTCCTGTCGTCGTTCGTCCTCGACCTGTTCTCGACGCTGGCCGTGGCTCTCGTCGCCGTCAGCGTCGGCCTTCGTGTCGTCGAGGGGCATCTCGCCCTCGGCCCGGGGCTGTTCGTCCTGCTGCTCGCCCCCGAGGCCTTCGCGCCGATCAAGCGGCTCGGCTCGCTGTTCCACGACAGCACGGAGGGGGCGGAGGCGACGGCCGGCCTGCTCGCGCTGCTCGAGCACGACCGGCACAACGGCACGCTCGCGGCACCCGACCTGCGGCGCGCCGAGATCGTGATCGACGGTGTCGTCGTCCGGCACGACGGTCGCGCCGCGCCGAGTCTCGAGCTGTCGCACCACCGCGTCCGTCCCGGCGAGTTCGTGGCCGTCACGGGGGCGTCGGGCAGCGGCAAGTCGACGCTCCTGGCACTGCTCATGGCCTTCGAGCGCCCGACGGCCGGATACGTGTTGGTCGACGACGTCGACCTCGCGTCGATCGACCCGGTCGCGTGGCGCGAGCAGATCGCGTGGGTGCCGCAGGTGCCGGGCCTCGTCGAGGGGACGATCGAGGACAACGTTCGCCTGGGCGACCACGCCGCGTCCGGCGACGACGTGCGGGCCGCTCTGCGGGACGCCGGTGCCGGTGACCTCGCGCTGACCCGCCCGATCAGCGAGTCGGGCACGGACGTCTCGGCGGGGGAGCGGCGGCGCATCGCGATCGCCCGAGCGATCCTGCGCGTCCGGAGCGGAGCGGCACGTCTCCTCCTGCTCGACGAGCCGACCGCGGGGTTGGACGCGGTTCGCGAGGCGGCCGTGCTCTCGACCCTGCGCGGCCTGCCAGTGACCGTGATCGTGGTCGCGCACCGTCCCGAGACGATCGGTGCGGCCGATCGCGAGCTGCGCCTCGGTCGCCGGCTGGTGGACGCATGA